In a genomic window of Helianthus annuus cultivar XRQ/B chromosome 10, HanXRQr2.0-SUNRISE, whole genome shotgun sequence:
- the LOC110885856 gene encoding glutamate receptor 2.8-like: protein MHNLYSCMILSLVAFSLTCFLPLQATLAAKILTTAPKAGNETGVGVILDPTSRPGKEAKVAIELAVQDFNIKIDQPLVLYLKNSRNKHVQAVTAAKELVDEHKVKVILGGHTWEEASTIAEVISDSEPDHDIPVFLSFAGTIPLQSTNQWPFLIHAVPTQSTQMNAVAAILESMGIRQVTLIYESASIISHLTQAFRETGSELTHSIPITSRSCSLDEELEVVKRQQRKVFVVHTSLEVGVCLFQTAKKMEMIGDGYLWIATNAITDLFHSVNSSIFSSLKGMVGVKSYFPESTPEFLNFRKRFRKKFHSDYPEDEQDEPGIFAVQGYNAMKMLEKALPEKLNELKTVLANTVEIVNVNGKGYHSVYWTEGLGFSETVENEINGASNYTHLIDNVGEILWPVQPWYASRSSRRNLAGSSQKRMKVLFPAHSLFRQFVSVDCDPVKNEYVFGGFVYDVFDAMMKIMDEPYDRIPFNDSSYENLIKAIDSGEFDAVAGDVTITSKRHEHAHFTQPFTESGLEMIVPARSRLSNQAWLFLKPFTAKMWWITVAITLYNGFVIWFIERNHNKDLQGNIITQIGIILWLAFSTLFTLRGDKMHSNLSRMAVIIWLFVALIITQSYTASLASMLTAQRLEPTITSFEMLRDMNAAIGYCNGSFINEYLVNVLKFKNFSIKSYNSTDGYAEGLNSGEIKAIFLEVPAAKVFLAQYCKSFIRTGETFKVGGFGFAFHKKFERLSAANEALMNVSESGLLKELEDKHLISEKCVDEESSPDEKGRLSLHSFWVLFVLTVGTSTVALVIYIVTGIKEFKKSNHEDTNLVKLISAFIKDWQLRVRRSSSIVASVESARGTIEMSIN from the exons ATGCATAACTTATATAGTTGCATGATTCTTTCTTTGGTTGCTTTTTCATTAACATGTTTTCTTCCTCTGCAAGCAACCCTAGCAGCCAAAATCTTGACTACCGCGCCAAAAGCTGGAAATGAGACGGGCGTTGGTGTCATCCTTGACCCAACGTCTAGGCCCGGCAAAGAGGCCAAAGTGGCAATTGAATTAGCAGTTCAAGACTTCAACATCAAAATCGATCAACCTTTGGTTTTATACCTTAAAAACTCTCGAAACAAGCATGTTCAAGCAGTTACTGCAG CGAAAGAGCTTGTTGACGAACACAAAGTGAAGGTCATTTTGGGAGGACATACATGGGAGGAAGCATCTACCATAGCCGAGGTTATCAGCGACAGCGAACCTGATCACGACATCCCCGTCTTTCTTTCCTTCGCTGGCACGATACCGCTACAATCAACCAATCAATGGCCATTTCTCATTCACGCAGTTCCTACACAATCCACACAGATGAACGCAGTGGCTGCCATTTTAGAGTCAATGGGCATACGCCAAGTTACCCTCATATACGAGTCGGCCTCAATCATTTCTCATCTCACTCAGGCATTTCGTGAAACAGGTTCTGAGTTAACCCATAGTATACCAATTACATCTAGGTCGTGTTCCTTAGATGAAGAGCTTGAGGTTGTGAAGAGACAACAACGTAAAGTCTTTGTAGTTCACACATCTTTGGAGGTTGGAGTTTGCTTGTTTCAGACAGCCAAGAAGATGGAAATGATTGGAGATGGGTATCTATGGATTGCAACTAATGCAATCACAGATCTTTTTCATTCTGTTAATTCCAGCATCTTTTCTTCACTGAAAGGTATGGTTGGAGTCAAAAGTTACTTCCCTGAAAGCACTCCGGAGTTTTTAAATTTCAGAAAAAGATTCAGGAAAAAGTTCCATTCGGATTATCCAGAAGACGAGCAGGATGAACCTGGAATCTTTGCGGTGCAAGGATATAACGCCATGAAAATGTTGGAAAAAGCCTTACCAGAAAAGTTAAATGAATTGAAAACAGTTTTGGCAAACACAGTAGAGATTGTTAATGTGAATGGAAAAGGGTATCACAGTGTGTATTGGACAGAAGGATTGGGGTTTTCTGAGACAGTTGAAAATGAGATCAATGGAGCAAGTAATTACACTCATTTGATAGATAATGTCGGAGAGATTCTGTGGCCGGTGCAGCCATGGTATGCTAGTAGAAGTAGCAGGCGGAATTTGGCTGGAAGTTCACAGAAAAGGATGAAGGTCCTTTTTCCTGCTCATTCTCTGTTCAGGCAATTCGTGAGCGTGGATTGTGATCCCGTGAAAAACGAATATGTCTTCGGTGGATTTGTATACGATGTGTTTGATGCAATGATGAAAATAATGGATGAACCATATGATCGGATTCCATTTAATGATTCTTCATATGAAAATTTGATTAAAGCAATTGATTCAGGG GAGTTTGATGCTGTAGCCGGTGATGTAACAATTACATCAAAAAGACACGAACATGCACATTTTACACAACCGTTCACGGAGTCAGGTTTGGAGATGATTGTACCCGCTCGATCTAGATTATCAAACCAGGCGTGGTTGTTCTTGAAGCCTTTCActgcgaaaatgtggtggataacaGTAGCAATTACTCTATACAATGGCTTTGTTATTTGGTTTATTGAGAGAAACCACAACAAAGATCTTCAAGGCAACATCATTACCCAAATTGGAATCATCCTTTGGCTTGCATTCTCGACGCTCTTCACTTTGCGTG GTGATAAGATGCATAGTAATTTGTCAAGAATGGCGGTGATCATATGGCTATTTGTGGCACTAATTATCACACAAAGCTACACGGCTAGCTTGGCAAGTATGCTCACGGCTCAAAGGCTTGAACCAACCATAACAAGCTTTGAGATGCTTAGAGACATGAATGCAGCCATAGGGTACTGCAATGGGTCATTTATAAACGAATATTTGGTGAATGTTTTAAAGTTTAAAAATTTTAGTATCAAGAGTTATAACTCGACCGACGGATACGCCGAGGGCCTTAATAGTGGCGAAATTAAAGCTATCTTTCTTGAGGTTCCTGCAGCTAAAGTCTTTCTGGCTCAGTATTGTAAGAGTTTTATCAGAACCGGAGAGACATTCAAAGTCGGAGGTTTCGGATTT GCATTTCATAAGAAGTTTGAAAGACTTTCAGCAGCCAACGAAGCATTAATGAACGTATCAGAAAGTGGGTTACTCAAAGAACTTGAGGACAAACATCTTATCTCTGAAAAGTGTGTGGATGAAGAATCTTCACCTGATGAAAAAGGGAGGCTTAGCCTTCATAGCTTTTGGGTACTATTCGTGCTAACCGTAGGGACATCCACAGTTGCTCTTGTCATCTACATCGTCACGGGCATCAAAGAATTTAAAAAATCCAATCATGAAGACACAAATTTAGTCAAACTGATATCAGCATTTATTAAAGATTGGCAACTTCGAGTGAGACGATCATCTAGCATAGTTGCCAGTGTAGAAAGTGCTAGAGGCACAATCGAAATGTCAATCAATTAG